The following are encoded in a window of Providencia rettgeri genomic DNA:
- a CDS encoding sulfite exporter TauE/SafE family protein, which produces MPFELLSPEMAICFITLLFAYLVFGMAGFGSALIATPVLAMYLPLNMIVPILALIDLTAAVLNLFKDGKNADYQEIKWIIPLMIVGSLIGAAILLKTRPDILVLLLGIFVIGYVLNAFFSKKAKKPFSKALVVPFSLIGGVFSALFGSGGFIYAMYLSSRIEDKQRFRITQMTLIGFSTLTRVVIFLVMGVYLNLDILLITLSFLPAMLIGTWVGRHITLKISREAFLKIINMVILISGIALLYRYFFVL; this is translated from the coding sequence ATGCCGTTTGAATTATTATCACCAGAAATGGCGATTTGTTTTATAACATTATTATTTGCCTACCTCGTTTTTGGAATGGCAGGTTTTGGGTCTGCACTCATTGCGACACCTGTACTCGCGATGTATTTACCGTTGAATATGATCGTTCCCATTTTGGCTTTAATTGATTTAACGGCAGCGGTATTAAATTTATTTAAAGATGGTAAAAATGCAGATTATCAGGAAATAAAGTGGATAATTCCCCTCATGATAGTGGGAAGTTTAATCGGTGCTGCCATTTTATTAAAAACACGACCGGATATTTTGGTTTTATTATTAGGAATATTTGTTATTGGCTACGTATTAAATGCTTTCTTTTCAAAAAAAGCCAAAAAACCATTTTCAAAAGCACTGGTTGTGCCATTTAGTTTGATTGGTGGTGTTTTTAGTGCGCTATTCGGTAGTGGTGGCTTTATTTATGCAATGTATCTGTCCAGCCGTATTGAAGATAAACAGCGTTTTCGTATTACTCAAATGACATTGATTGGTTTTAGTACACTCACTCGAGTAGTGATTTTTCTTGTGATGGGAGTGTATCTTAACCTTGATATTTTATTGATTACATTATCATTTTTACCCGCGATGTTGATTGGTACATGGGTAGGAAGGCACATTACATTAAAAATCTCCCGTGAAGCTTTTTTGAAAATTATCAATATGGTTATTTTGATTTCAGGCATTGCTTTGTTATATCGATATTTCTTTGTCCTCTAA
- a CDS encoding MFS transporter, whose protein sequence is MSSDNQCLQNFRHSPSFAIFTITTSIAVIGIVIGLSIPMVALRLNNYGVNELTIGIISAAPALGMFLIAPVVQRIVQWSGKRKAMLIATIISGISLLPLLSTLPLWLLFPLRLITGLASGVMICLGETWINELSPENKRGRILAIYTTVFTVSQLLGPSFIAYYGVEDKSPLLICTLIHLISVVLFILMDQKVGDRIAATAEKSNFSIIQFVKVAPGICGGILFFAFFDGTILSMFPIYGMGMGHTEAVAALMISAILAGDAIMQLPFGWLADHMNREKLYRICGVVTLAASILLPLTITQPYLIWGLLFVLGATAGAIYTIALVQIGQYFKGNELIIANAAAAMLWGIGNLSGPLFAGMATSISPSGLPVLLILSSATFLWFTREKYSAQAVEQATH, encoded by the coding sequence ATGAGCTCTGATAATCAGTGTTTACAAAATTTTCGACATTCTCCTTCATTTGCTATTTTTACGATCACCACCAGTATTGCTGTTATCGGTATCGTCATTGGGTTAAGCATTCCAATGGTGGCATTGAGATTAAATAACTATGGTGTGAATGAACTTACTATCGGCATTATTTCCGCGGCTCCGGCTTTAGGGATGTTTCTTATTGCCCCTGTTGTTCAGCGTATTGTGCAATGGTCAGGCAAGCGAAAGGCGATGTTAATCGCCACCATCATTTCAGGCATTAGCTTATTACCGTTATTAAGCACACTACCACTTTGGTTGTTATTTCCTTTGCGGTTAATAACAGGGCTAGCCAGTGGTGTGATGATTTGCTTAGGTGAAACGTGGATTAACGAATTATCGCCTGAAAATAAACGAGGTCGGATCCTCGCAATCTACACCACCGTGTTCACGGTAAGCCAGTTACTCGGGCCTTCTTTTATCGCTTATTATGGCGTAGAAGATAAATCTCCTCTGCTTATTTGTACTCTGATCCACCTGATTTCGGTTGTGTTATTTATTTTAATGGATCAAAAAGTGGGCGACCGAATTGCTGCTACCGCAGAAAAATCAAATTTCTCCATTATTCAATTTGTGAAAGTTGCACCAGGGATCTGTGGGGGAATTCTATTTTTTGCCTTTTTTGATGGCACTATTTTATCCATGTTCCCAATCTACGGAATGGGAATGGGGCATACTGAAGCTGTGGCTGCATTAATGATTAGCGCGATTTTAGCGGGTGATGCAATTATGCAATTGCCTTTTGGTTGGCTTGCTGATCATATGAACCGAGAAAAGCTCTATCGAATTTGTGGTGTTGTGACGCTAGCTGCCAGCATATTGTTGCCATTGACGATCACACAGCCCTATTTAATTTGGGGGTTATTGTTTGTATTAGGGGCAACCGCAGGGGCAATTTATACCATTGCATTAGTGCAAATTGGGCAATATTTTAAAGGAAATGAATTGATTATTGCCAATGCGGCAGCGGCGATGCTGTGGGGGATTGGTAATTTATCTGGACCACTATTTGCCGGAATGGCCACCTCCATTTCACCCTCAGGCTTACCTGTTTTGCTGATCTTATCCTCTGCGACTTTTTTGTGGTTTACCCGCGAAAAATACAGTGCCCAAGCCGTTGAACAGGCGACACATTGA
- a CDS encoding ArnT family glycosyltransferase has translation MPNTNTPSITLQRGVLLLFIGFLALYLLPGIYGHSPWKQDENYSFGIIQTMYETGQWLVPTNAGEPFMEKPPLYYWVATITSHLFSGIMPLYDAARTASLFFSVVNFSFFVLLARRFFVAKDFTDIRIWVAFALYVSAPGLIRHSHDMFTDVALTAGATIGLYGLLGLILQQKMRMSAVWLCIGTVVTMLSKGVFIPGVLWICLLLAPVFLTQCRTKQFWLYSFAAGLVALLAILPWPIQLYLQHPDLFIVWFWENNIGRFFGFSVEKLGAKANLTRIPAAVSLFALPSGLLAVAYFLRHPIKRLVNANSYLLTLFPLLGIVFLQISASGRALYLLPFIAPMAIIGTPVLLAIPEKILNGVSRFSALFWSLLVVFLWISYFITLTNHQQEWLTLFSRWLPMSYQMPFSTLAFFSGLLITLVWFLRNRIIPNFSPAFQLMKNWALGLCAVWGITLTLFLGWVDYTKGFEGVFVDLEQHLSGQFTDSDCMASDNIGESEAPMLYYYTGILHQRQDRFEKPQHCRWLIVLSKEVKPAPQGMTLFWHNHRPDEYRENLVVYKVAE, from the coding sequence ATGCCAAATACAAATACACCATCCATCACGTTACAAAGAGGTGTTTTACTACTTTTTATCGGTTTCCTTGCCCTCTATTTACTTCCGGGTATCTATGGTCATAGCCCATGGAAGCAAGATGAAAATTACAGTTTTGGTATTATTCAAACCATGTACGAAACGGGGCAGTGGCTAGTTCCAACCAATGCGGGTGAACCTTTTATGGAAAAACCCCCGCTTTATTATTGGGTTGCTACGATAACATCCCACTTATTTTCAGGGATTATGCCACTTTACGATGCGGCTCGAACCGCCAGCCTATTTTTTTCAGTGGTTAATTTTTCATTTTTTGTTTTATTAGCCCGCCGCTTTTTTGTCGCGAAAGATTTTACCGATATCCGCATTTGGGTTGCATTTGCACTGTATGTCAGTGCGCCGGGGCTTATCCGCCACAGCCATGATATGTTTACCGATGTCGCCTTAACCGCAGGGGCGACAATTGGGCTTTATGGGTTATTAGGGTTGATTTTGCAACAAAAAATGAGGATGTCTGCCGTTTGGCTCTGTATAGGAACCGTGGTGACAATGCTCTCTAAAGGCGTCTTTATTCCTGGTGTCCTTTGGATTTGCCTCTTGCTCGCTCCTGTATTTTTAACTCAATGCCGCACAAAGCAATTTTGGCTGTACAGTTTTGCCGCTGGGCTCGTCGCTCTTCTTGCTATCCTCCCTTGGCCAATTCAGCTTTACTTACAACATCCTGATTTATTTATAGTTTGGTTTTGGGAAAATAATATAGGTCGCTTTTTTGGTTTTTCTGTTGAAAAGCTAGGCGCAAAAGCGAATTTAACACGCATTCCTGCTGCCGTTTCATTGTTTGCCCTGCCATCAGGTTTGTTAGCAGTGGCTTATTTTTTGCGTCACCCAATCAAACGCTTAGTTAATGCTAATAGCTATTTACTCACGTTATTCCCGCTATTAGGTATCGTTTTTTTGCAAATTTCGGCTTCTGGTCGCGCGTTGTACCTTCTTCCTTTTATCGCACCGATGGCCATTATTGGTACCCCTGTACTGTTGGCAATCCCTGAAAAGATACTAAATGGGGTTTCACGTTTCTCCGCACTGTTTTGGTCATTATTGGTGGTGTTTCTGTGGATCAGTTATTTCATCACCCTAACAAATCACCAACAAGAATGGTTAACGCTATTTAGCCGTTGGCTCCCTATGAGTTACCAGATGCCCTTTTCCACCTTGGCTTTTTTCAGTGGGCTACTGATCACCCTCGTTTGGTTCTTACGCAACCGAATTATTCCGAACTTCTCCCCTGCCTTTCAGTTGATGAAAAACTGGGCTTTGGGTTTATGTGCTGTCTGGGGGATCACTTTAACGCTATTTTTAGGCTGGGTTGATTACACCAAAGGTTTCGAAGGGGTGTTTGTCGATTTAGAGCAGCATTTATCTGGGCAATTTACAGATAGCGATTGCATGGCTTCTGATAATATCGGCGAGTCTGAAGCGCCAATGTTGTACTATTACACAGGGATCTTGCATCAACGGCAAGACAGGTTCGAAAAGCCTCAGCATTGCCGCTGGTTGATTGTGTTATCAAAAGAAGTCAAGCCCGCCCCACAAGGCATGACTCTCTTTTGGCATAATCATAGACCAGATGAATACCGTGAGAATTTAGTGGTTTATAAAGTGGCTGAATAG
- a CDS encoding NCS2 family permease, producing the protein MSGQPASSNCKLDSFFKITARGSSVRREIIAGLTTFLAMVYSVIVVPGMLGQAGFPPTAVFIATCLVAGFGSLLMGLWANLPMAIGCAISLTAFTAFSLVLGQQISIPVALGAVFLMGCLFTIISVTGIRSWILRNMPMGIAHGTGIGIGLFLLLIAANGVGLVIKNPNAGLPVALGEFTSFPVLMSLAGLAVIFGLEKRRVPGGVLLVIIAISIIGLIFDPAVKYQGFFKLPSLGDEGLSLVFNMDIMGALQPMVLPSLLALVMTAVFDATGTIRAVAGQANLLDKDGQIIDGGKALTADSVSSIFAGAIGASPAAVYIESAAGTAAGGRTGLTAVVVGVLFLLILFLSPLSYLVPAYATAPALMYVGLLMLSNVSKLNFDDFVDSMSGLLCAVFIVLTCNIVTGIMLGFAALVIGRICAGEWRKLNIGTVVIAVLLVAFYATDLAI; encoded by the coding sequence ATGTCAGGCCAACCGGCTTCATCCAACTGCAAATTGGATTCATTTTTTAAGATCACCGCTCGAGGCTCTTCCGTTCGCCGTGAAATCATTGCAGGGTTAACCACATTCTTAGCGATGGTCTACTCTGTTATTGTTGTGCCTGGTATGTTGGGGCAGGCTGGTTTTCCACCTACTGCTGTGTTTATTGCTACCTGCTTAGTGGCGGGGTTTGGCTCCTTACTAATGGGATTATGGGCGAATTTGCCGATGGCAATTGGCTGTGCCATTTCACTCACCGCGTTTACCGCATTTAGCTTAGTATTAGGCCAACAAATTAGTATTCCTGTTGCATTAGGGGCGGTATTCCTGATGGGGTGCTTGTTTACTATTATTTCTGTGACAGGCATTCGTAGCTGGATTTTACGGAATATGCCAATGGGGATCGCTCATGGCACAGGGATTGGTATCGGTCTGTTTTTATTATTGATCGCGGCAAATGGTGTCGGTTTGGTGATAAAAAATCCAAATGCAGGCTTACCTGTAGCTTTAGGTGAATTTACCTCTTTCCCTGTTTTAATGTCATTAGCGGGTCTTGCGGTTATTTTCGGCTTGGAAAAGCGCCGTGTACCGGGTGGCGTGTTATTGGTGATTATTGCTATTTCAATTATTGGTTTAATTTTTGACCCAGCCGTGAAATATCAAGGTTTCTTTAAGTTACCGTCATTAGGTGATGAAGGTCTTTCTCTGGTGTTCAACATGGACATTATGGGCGCATTACAACCAATGGTTTTGCCGAGCTTGTTGGCGTTAGTGATGACCGCCGTATTTGATGCGACGGGGACGATCCGTGCAGTTGCTGGACAAGCCAACTTATTAGATAAAGACGGGCAAATTATTGATGGTGGAAAAGCGTTAACCGCTGACTCCGTAAGCAGCATTTTTGCGGGGGCGATTGGTGCTTCACCTGCGGCGGTTTATATTGAATCTGCTGCTGGGACTGCCGCAGGCGGTCGTACAGGTTTAACTGCTGTTGTTGTCGGTGTGTTATTTCTGTTGATCTTGTTTTTATCGCCGTTGTCATACTTAGTGCCTGCTTATGCGACCGCGCCAGCCCTGATGTACGTTGGGTTATTAATGTTAAGCAATGTCTCGAAATTGAATTTTGATGATTTTGTTGATTCAATGTCGGGTCTATTGTGTGCGGTGTTTATTGTCCTGACGTGTAATATCGTAACGGGTATTATGCTTGGCTTCGCAGCCTTAGTCATTGGTCGCATTTGCGCAGGTGAATGGCGTAAATTGAATATCGGAACCGTTGTGATTGCAGTACTTTTGGTGGCGTTTTATGCTACCGATTTGGCAATTTAA
- a CDS encoding Na+/H+ antiporter: MEIFFTILILILAVSVSGVAAKILPIRIPLPLIQIAIGALLAWPQFGLHVTFDPELFMVLLIPPLLFVDGWKTPTREFFQNGREIFILVLVLVLVTVIGIGYLIYWLMPGIPLIAAFALAAVLSPTDAVALSSIVGKGRIPKRMMSVLEGEALMNDASGLVALKFAVAIAMGTMVFSTSGVTIEFFKVAVGGLLAGIIVTWLYSKSLRLMSRWSGDDPATQIVFMLLLPFASYMIAEHIGFSGILAAVAAGMTITKSGVIRNAPLAMRLRADSVWSMLEFVFNGLVFIMLGLQLPGIWKTSVIQADLDPSVETWMLFAAVAIIYFALLLLRFCWLWLMKRFSRLFLKKKPLQFANYTVRELWLASFAGVRGAITLAGVLSIPLFLTDGSPFPARYQLVFIAAGVILFSIFAGVIALPLLLRNFKVSDKEADANEIRMAKAKMAEVAIVSLNKMEERLSADVDEKLDSEDISEVASRVTGYLRRRTAEQDEMEHNLQIEDLERRFRLTALRAERGELYHLRATKKISNETLQSLLIDLDLLEAVLIEKEH, translated from the coding sequence ATGGAAATTTTCTTTACCATACTTATTTTGATTTTAGCCGTCTCTGTTTCAGGGGTTGCCGCTAAAATTCTTCCTATCCGTATTCCGCTTCCACTTATTCAAATCGCTATTGGTGCATTGCTGGCTTGGCCACAATTTGGCTTACATGTGACCTTTGATCCCGAACTGTTTATGGTTCTGCTGATCCCGCCTTTGCTGTTTGTTGATGGCTGGAAAACACCCACCCGTGAATTTTTCCAAAATGGGCGGGAGATTTTTATTCTTGTACTGGTGTTGGTACTAGTCACTGTGATTGGTATTGGCTACTTAATTTACTGGTTAATGCCGGGTATTCCACTGATTGCCGCATTTGCCCTTGCTGCGGTGCTTTCGCCAACGGATGCGGTTGCGTTATCTTCCATCGTAGGGAAAGGGCGTATTCCTAAACGGATGATGAGTGTCCTCGAAGGTGAAGCATTAATGAATGATGCTTCAGGTCTGGTGGCATTAAAATTCGCTGTCGCAATTGCTATGGGCACCATGGTGTTTAGTACATCAGGGGTAACCATTGAATTTTTCAAAGTCGCCGTGGGGGGATTATTGGCAGGGATTATTGTGACTTGGTTGTACAGTAAATCCTTGCGCTTAATGAGTCGCTGGAGTGGTGATGATCCTGCGACGCAAATTGTTTTTATGCTACTTCTGCCATTCGCTTCATATATGATTGCAGAACACATTGGTTTTTCAGGTATCTTAGCCGCAGTCGCTGCGGGGATGACTATCACTAAATCTGGCGTGATCCGCAATGCGCCATTGGCGATGCGTCTGCGTGCAGATAGTGTTTGGTCGATGTTGGAGTTTGTATTTAACGGTTTAGTCTTCATCATGTTAGGACTGCAATTGCCGGGGATCTGGAAAACTTCAGTCATTCAAGCAGATCTCGATCCAAGTGTTGAAACATGGATGCTGTTTGCCGCTGTTGCCATTATTTACTTTGCCTTATTATTGCTGCGTTTTTGTTGGCTATGGCTGATGAAAAGATTTAGCCGTTTGTTTTTAAAGAAAAAACCGTTGCAATTTGCTAACTATACTGTGCGTGAACTGTGGCTGGCTTCTTTTGCGGGAGTTCGCGGGGCAATTACTTTAGCCGGTGTACTCTCTATTCCACTGTTTTTAACCGATGGCTCACCATTCCCTGCTCGTTATCAATTGGTGTTTATCGCAGCAGGGGTCATTTTGTTCTCCATTTTTGCAGGGGTCATTGCACTGCCATTATTATTACGTAATTTTAAAGTGAGTGACAAAGAAGCGGATGCTAACGAAATTCGTATGGCGAAGGCCAAAATGGCGGAAGTGGCGATTGTCAGTTTAAATAAAATGGAAGAGCGTTTATCTGCGGATGTGGACGAAAAGCTCGACTCAGAAGATATCAGCGAGGTTGCCTCTCGCGTTACGGGGTATCTGAGACGCCGCACAGCAGAGCAAGATGAAATGGAACATAACTTGCAAATTGAAGACCTTGAGCGTCGTTTCCGTTTGACTGCGCTGCGTGCTGAGCGTGGTGAGCTTTATCACTTACGTGCCACGAAAAAAATCAGTAATGAGACGCTGCAATCTTTGTTGATTGACTTAGATTTATTAGAAGCGGTGCTGATTGAAAAAGAGCATTAA
- a CDS encoding carboxylate/amino acid/amine transporter gives MWLLVITTLLWAASFSLIGEYLAGQVDSWFSVLVRVGLASLVFLPFLRWRRFSAKVISLYMLVGACQLGIMYLFVFHAYQYLTVAEFLLFTVLTPLYVTLVYDLLEGQPLRKGYLFSSLLAVIGAAIIRYDHLSGSFWLGLMLVQLANIFFAIGQVGYKRLMEVYPIPQHQAFSWFYLGATLIAFIGWLLFGNKSMMPTTNLQWGVLLWLGIAASGIGYFMWNYGATKVDAGTLAIMNNMMVPAGLLVNFAIWQQHPNWLSFTIGSSLIIASLWVHKRWILSRASHKKGSPPRDLSQSQ, from the coding sequence ATGTGGTTACTCGTTATCACGACGCTGCTTTGGGCAGCGTCTTTTAGTTTGATTGGTGAATATTTAGCAGGTCAAGTCGATAGCTGGTTCTCTGTGCTGGTGCGTGTTGGCCTTGCCTCACTGGTATTCCTACCTTTTCTTCGCTGGCGTCGCTTTAGTGCTAAAGTGATTTCACTATACATGTTAGTGGGCGCTTGCCAGCTTGGGATCATGTATCTATTTGTTTTTCATGCATATCAATACCTTACAGTGGCGGAATTTTTACTATTCACGGTATTAACGCCGCTGTATGTCACGTTAGTTTATGATTTATTAGAGGGGCAGCCACTGCGTAAAGGGTATTTATTTAGCTCATTACTGGCGGTGATCGGCGCAGCAATTATTCGCTATGACCATCTGAGCGGCTCCTTCTGGCTAGGGCTTATGCTTGTACAGTTAGCCAATATCTTTTTTGCTATCGGGCAGGTGGGATATAAGCGTTTGATGGAGGTATATCCGATCCCTCAACATCAAGCTTTTTCATGGTTCTACCTTGGCGCAACGCTCATTGCGTTTATCGGCTGGTTATTGTTTGGTAATAAGTCCATGATGCCAACGACAAATCTCCAATGGGGTGTGTTGCTGTGGCTTGGTATCGCTGCATCGGGTATTGGTTATTTTATGTGGAATTATGGGGCGACAAAAGTGGATGCTGGAACCCTTGCTATCATGAATAACATGATGGTTCCAGCAGGTCTATTAGTGAATTTCGCCATTTGGCAGCAACATCCTAATTGGTTGAGCTTTACCATTGGATCGAGCTTAATAATTGCTTCTCTTTGGGTGCATAAGCGCTGGATACTTTCGCGGGCTTCACATAAGAAAGGTTCTCCACCGCGTGATCTGTCGCAGTCTCAGTAA
- the metR gene encoding HTH-type transcriptional regulator MetR, translated as MIELKHLKTLQALSQYGSLAATATHLHQTQSALSHQFSDLEHRLGFRLFVRKSQPLRFTPQGEVLLQLAQQVLPLVKDAIRVCNEPGICALRIAIECHSCIQWLTPALQQFRQTWPQVSVDFKSGVTFDPQPELLSRELDLVMTSDILPDQGIHYTPMFDYEVKLIVASDHPLAKKPQIKPHDLADETLLLYPVQRERFDVWRHFLQPAGVSPNVKNVDNTLILIQMVAAKMGIAALPHWAVDSFEKQGLIKTKTLGSGLWSRLYAACREGEQRQPAIEAFTETATDHAVENLSYVKPAKVSSAYAPKEKQLLSSIQW; from the coding sequence ATGATCGAATTAAAACATTTAAAGACATTGCAAGCACTCAGCCAGTACGGTTCATTAGCGGCCACAGCGACACACTTGCATCAAACGCAATCGGCTCTATCACATCAGTTTAGTGATTTAGAGCATCGGTTAGGCTTTCGCTTATTTGTACGAAAAAGCCAACCATTACGGTTTACGCCGCAAGGGGAAGTTTTATTGCAATTAGCACAACAAGTGCTGCCATTAGTGAAAGACGCCATTCGAGTCTGTAATGAACCGGGGATTTGTGCTCTGCGTATTGCTATCGAGTGCCACAGTTGCATTCAATGGCTAACACCTGCATTACAACAATTTAGGCAAACTTGGCCACAGGTAAGTGTAGATTTTAAATCAGGTGTGACTTTCGACCCGCAACCTGAATTACTCTCAAGGGAGCTCGACCTTGTGATGACGTCAGACATTTTGCCTGATCAAGGTATTCATTACACACCGATGTTTGATTATGAAGTGAAATTGATTGTTGCGAGTGACCACCCACTTGCGAAGAAACCACAAATTAAGCCCCACGATCTGGCGGATGAAACCTTGCTGCTCTACCCTGTACAGCGTGAGCGTTTCGATGTTTGGCGCCACTTTTTGCAACCTGCCGGTGTTTCACCTAACGTGAAAAATGTGGATAACACATTAATTTTAATCCAAATGGTCGCAGCCAAAATGGGTATTGCTGCATTACCTCATTGGGCAGTAGACTCCTTTGAAAAACAAGGATTAATTAAGACCAAGACGTTAGGAAGCGGTTTATGGAGCCGACTGTACGCTGCATGCCGTGAAGGAGAGCAACGCCAGCCAGCGATCGAAGCCTTTACTGAGACTGCGACAGATCACGCGGTGGAGAACCTTTCTTATGTGAAGCCCGCGAAAGTATCCAGCGCTTATGCACCCAAAGAGAAGCAATTATTAAGCTCGATCCAATGGTAA
- the metE gene encoding 5-methyltetrahydropteroyltriglutamate--homocysteine S-methyltransferase, which produces MSVINHTLGFPRIGLKRELKRAQEDYWAGKIDQSALLAVGHELRIRHWEQQKKAGVELLPVGDFAWYDQILTTSLLLGNVPPRHQNKDSSIDLDTLFRVARGRAPTGAPAPASEMTKWFNTNYHYIVPEFQKGQKFALSWNQLFDEVDEALALGHRVKPVVIGPITYLWLGKVKGEPFDRLSLLNELLPVYQEILARLAEKGIEWVQIDEPALVLDLPIEWQQAYQSAYQALSGQTKLLLTTYFDGINHHLDIIKQLPVQGLHVDIVAGSDDVEQLHQALPADWVLSLGVINGRNVWKADLGEKFAQVKPLLGKRSVWVGTSCSLLHSPIDLNDETRLDTEVKSWFAFALQKCEELSLLSDALNQPTEANVAALETYSAPIRARKTSTRVNNIAVAQRLAAIRQGDSERTSPYPQRAQRQRKRFNLPLWPTTTIGSFPQTSEIRTLRLDFKKGHVDKTYYRTNISEHIKQAIKEQEVLDIDVLVHGEAERNDMVEYFGEHFEGYVFTQNGWVQSYGSRCVKPPVIIGDISRPQAITVEWAKYAQSLTEKPVKGMLTGPVTILCWSFPREDVSRETIAKQIALALRDEVDDLQKAGIGIIQIDEPALREGLPLRRNEWTAYLKWAVDAFKLSAAIAEDDTQIHTHMCYCEFNDIMDSIAALDADVITIETSRSDMELLDAFEDFDYPNEIGPGVYDIHSPNVPNVEWIVALLRKAASRVPVERLWVNPDCGLKTRGWVETRQALANMVQAAKLLRNEHTS; this is translated from the coding sequence ATGTCTGTTATAAATCATACACTTGGTTTTCCACGCATTGGTCTGAAAAGAGAGTTAAAACGTGCACAAGAAGATTATTGGGCAGGAAAGATTGACCAATCTGCACTTTTAGCTGTGGGTCATGAGCTGCGCATTCGCCACTGGGAACAGCAAAAAAAAGCCGGTGTAGAATTATTACCGGTGGGTGATTTTGCTTGGTATGACCAAATCCTGACAACCAGTCTACTATTAGGCAACGTGCCGCCACGCCATCAAAATAAAGATAGCTCTATTGATTTAGATACCTTATTTAGAGTCGCTCGTGGTCGCGCGCCAACAGGGGCACCAGCACCAGCGAGTGAAATGACAAAGTGGTTTAATACCAACTACCACTACATTGTGCCTGAATTTCAAAAAGGGCAAAAATTTGCGCTATCTTGGAACCAATTGTTTGATGAGGTCGATGAAGCGTTAGCATTAGGTCATCGGGTTAAACCCGTGGTTATTGGACCAATTACCTACCTGTGGTTAGGCAAGGTGAAAGGTGAACCATTTGACCGTTTATCCCTATTGAATGAGTTATTACCTGTTTACCAAGAAATATTGGCGCGTTTAGCCGAGAAAGGGATTGAGTGGGTACAAATCGATGAACCCGCATTGGTACTGGACTTACCAATTGAATGGCAACAGGCTTATCAATCGGCCTATCAAGCATTATCGGGTCAAACAAAATTGCTGTTAACAACTTATTTTGATGGTATTAATCATCACTTAGATATCATCAAACAGTTACCTGTGCAGGGGCTACACGTCGATATTGTGGCGGGCTCCGATGATGTGGAACAACTGCATCAAGCACTACCTGCTGACTGGGTGTTATCACTGGGAGTGATTAATGGACGTAATGTATGGAAAGCCGACCTTGGTGAGAAATTTGCCCAAGTAAAACCGTTGTTAGGTAAACGTTCAGTGTGGGTGGGCACATCTTGTTCATTACTTCATAGCCCCATTGATTTAAATGATGAAACTCGCTTAGATACGGAAGTTAAAAGCTGGTTTGCGTTTGCGTTACAAAAATGCGAAGAACTCTCGCTGTTGAGTGATGCTCTGAATCAACCCACTGAAGCAAATGTGGCTGCATTAGAAACATACAGTGCTCCAATTCGTGCTCGTAAAACCTCAACTCGCGTAAATAATATTGCGGTCGCGCAACGTTTAGCGGCAATCCGCCAAGGGGATAGTGAGCGTACTAGCCCATATCCACAACGTGCCCAGCGCCAACGTAAGCGTTTTAACTTACCATTATGGCCAACAACGACGATTGGCTCTTTCCCTCAAACCAGTGAAATTAGAACATTACGATTAGATTTCAAAAAAGGTCATGTGGATAAAACCTATTACCGCACAAATATCAGCGAACACATCAAACAAGCGATCAAAGAGCAAGAGGTTTTGGACATTGATGTGTTAGTACACGGCGAAGCAGAACGTAACGACATGGTTGAGTATTTTGGTGAACACTTTGAGGGTTATGTATTTACTCAAAATGGTTGGGTACAAAGCTATGGCTCACGCTGTGTAAAACCCCCGGTGATCATTGGCGATATTAGTCGTCCGCAGGCAATTACCGTGGAATGGGCGAAATATGCGCAATCTTTAACGGAAAAACCAGTTAAAGGCATGTTAACGGGGCCTGTCACTATTCTATGCTGGTCATTCCCCCGCGAAGATGTCAGCCGTGAAACCATTGCAAAACAAATCGCACTTGCGCTGCGTGATGAAGTGGACGATTTACAAAAAGCGGGTATCGGTATTATACAGATTGATGAACCCGCTTTACGTGAAGGTTTGCCACTGCGTAGAAATGAATGGACAGCATACTTAAAATGGGCCGTTGATGCCTTTAAGCTGAGCGCAGCCATTGCTGAAGATGACACGCAAATCCATACACATATGTGTTATTGCGAGTTTAATGACATTATGGATTCCATCGCGGCACTGGATGCTGATGTGATTACCATTGAAACTTCACGCTCAGATATGGAATTACTGGATGCATTTGAAGATTTTGATTATCCAAATGAAATTGGACCGGGTGTTTATGATATTCACTCACCGAATGTACCAAATGTGGAGTGGATTGTTGCATTGCTCAGAAAAGCAGCAAGCCGTGTCCCTGTTGAGCGTTTATGGGTCAATCCAGATTGTGGACTAAAAACTCGTGGTTGGGTTGAAACCCGTCAAGCGCTAGCCAATATGGTACAAGCGGCAAAATTGTTGAGAAATGAGCACACATCTTAA